TTCAATTGGAGATGACAATAAACACTTCTTTAATCGAAAACTCGATATGGTATTTATTAATTCACTCGAGGAAATTCGTGATAAGTTCTTAATCGAACCTTTACAAAAAATAGCACTCTTACAGAACCCGGATTATATGGATTTAGTTGTTGATAGAATCCGAAATAAAATACCAGAAGGGTATAATGTTCTACGGGTCGGACATGGTTGGACCGAAATTATGAATGCATCTGTAGACAAAGCAATCGCACTTAAGGAATATGCCGCTCGATTTGGTATTGATACATCTGAAATCATGGCATTTGGAGATTCAGAAAATGATTTAGGGATGTTAAATATGGTTGGATATCCAGTTGCGATGTCAAATTCAATGGAGGCTATTAAGCAAATTCCAAATATTGAATTTACACAATCAAATAATGAACAAGGCGTAGCACTAAGACTTGAGAAACTCTTAGAGTCACTTGGCTCGTAAAAAAAGCACATTGGAAATCCAATGTGCTTTTCACATGTGATCAAAATGATCGATGCGCAGTTATTATTTATGAAACCAAGGATTTATAATGCTGCCAAACAGTGACTATTCGGTAGATAAAGAATAGTTTGCAGAGTGTATAACCAATTGCGATAGCAGTATGAAGCGGTTCAAATGAAAAGATCAACTGAGCGAGATATAAAATAGTCATATAATAAAATGCAAGCAATACTTTATCTGAGAATCTAAGCAAAGACTGTTGTTGTTCGATTTCACGTACCCCTAAGATAAGTCGGTAAGTAACAAAGAAGAACACGAGGTCAATGAGTACCCTAAGAGAAGTAATAAGCAGATTTGAAAATAAAGAAACATCAATAATCTCAATTGTAACAAACAAGAATGTCGCAATCGATAATAAAAGTGTTAATTCCAAGACATCTGAGAAATAGCGACTTTTATCCTTGTGTCCTTTGAGTCCAAAGTAAAGTAATAACGCACCAATAACACGTCCGTAAAGCAGATAGACAAAGATACCTGTAAAATAAGTTGAGGGAAATATCCCCAACATTAATATGTATCCAATTAGTATTTTTAACATGGTTACCTCTATTTAGTCAATTATGACGAAGATTGTAAGGATAGACTTCAATTGTAAATATTGGTTATACTTCTCTATTATATACGATTCATCAAGAGCTGACTATATCTAAGTACCAATCACGAACTCAAATGTGTTTTTTTTTGCGAAAAGTTACAGAAACAACACGGTATGCAATTTCAAAATCAATCATAGAATGAACCATACCTAAAACAATAAGGAAAAAGAACATGGTCCAAATAAAACTCATTGTTAAGCCGTCAAGAACAAAGGGTACAACTGCGAGAAACTCACAAAGTGCATGAATAAATGCAATGTTAATGCTGAACAGCATCCGTCCTTTAAACGTATCACATTGTGATGATTTGTTTTTTAACCAATATGATCCAATAATGGCAAATATAATATGAGAAGTTGCCCGAGCTACAATCATTGGATTTCCAGTTGAAAAGAGAAATCCAATTGCACTGCCGACCGCAACTAATATCGCACACAAAGGACTCACAAACATCGCAAAGAATAGGGGAACATGACTTGCAAGTGTATAGCTGAAGAAAGGCTCGAATCGAATACTGAAGGGATTCATTGGAATAATGATTGCAAGTGCAATGAGTAATGCAGTAAGCGTTAATACTTGAACAGATTGATTTCTTTTCATATGGAGTGCTCCTAAGTGTCTTGACACCTATTCTAAAGCTGTTTCGCCGATGTGTCAAGACACCTATAGAAATATTATAACCCATAAGAAAAAAAGGACGCGGTTACGTCCTGAATAAAACTAGTCGTTATGATAAAGAAACCCTGCATTATTCAATGATGACTTAATTTCTTCAAACGTTGCTTCGTTCTTACATTCTATCTTGTGTAAATGAAGCCCATGGGTTAATGTCAACAACAACCCGGTATCATTTTGACTTACCCGTTTCAAGAAATCTTGAATATCATCTTCGTTCTTAATGTTTAACATTCCGGTAATTTGACCATACACTGGATGCTCAACTGTAACATCCAACACGATACCACCATGATTTATGATGATCCGAAGCTCTTCTTCTGTTTCTTGAGGTGTATGCGATACTGCAATTTGATGGATGACCCCTTCATGTTTGGATATTATATAACCCCGTGCTGTTGACATAATATCATGACCACTTGCACGCAATAAAGCCACATCACCTACGATAATCTGCCGCGATACGTTATATTTCTTTGCAATCCTCGATGCGCTCAGAGGCACACTTGATTGGTTAATATCATTTAATATGTGTTGTCTTCTAAGGTCGCCCGTCATAATAGTACGCTCCATTTCGAATTTATTGTATATCAATTAAACAGAATTGTGAATTCTTATCAGAAAAAAATGTATAATGATAGTAAGGAGGTGGGTCATGCGCATCTTGTTATATACAAAAAATGAATCTGTCTATAGTAAGTCTGGAATTGGTCGTGCTATGAAACATCAAGTAAGAGCATTAAGTGCTGCAGGCGTTGATTTCACACAGAATCAACATGACGACTATGATATCGTACATATTAACACAGTCGATCCAAGTTCACTTACAATGATACAAAGTGCAAAGAGAAACCATAAAAAAGTTGTAATTCATGCACATTCAACAGAAGAGGATTTCAAAAACTCATTTATATTTTCAAACCAAATCGCCCCACTGTTTAAAATGCATTTGGTACATACCTATAAAAAGGGAGATATGATTCTTACCCCCACGCCATATTCAAAGGGACTGATCGAATCATACGGTATTACAAAACCAATCGTTGCTGTATCAAATGGAATTGATCTTGACGCATATAAAAAAGATGAAGTGAAGATTCAAGCTTTTAGAAAATACTTTAACCTTTCTGAAACGGATAAAGTTGTTATGTCTGTTGGCTTGTACTTTGAGCGTAAAGGGATTCATGATTTCATCGAAATCGCCCGCCATTTTCCTCACGTTAAATTTATATGGTTTGGTTACACCTCGCCTTCTGCAACAACATCAAAAGTAAAACGTGCCATTAAAGAAAAACCGGACAACGTAATCTTACCGGGATATATTGCAGGGGATATTATTAAGGGTGCTTATCAATCAGCAGATCTCTTTTTCTTCCCTTCTTATGAAGAAACAGAAGGTATTGTGGTACTTGAAGCACTGGCATCGAAAATCCAAGTACTTGTAAGAGATATTGGAGTGTATGAAGGATGGCTTGAAAATAATAAAAACTGCTATATGGAAACTAAAAATGAAATGTTTATCTTGAAGATTCGCGAGCTGTTGAATCATGATTGCAAAGATACAATTAAGGCGGGATATGAAGTTGCGAAATCTCGAAGTATTGAAGAAATTGGACAACAACTTAAAGAAATTTATGAAAGGGTGATGGGATTATGAGTAAAACAATCAATGTTTATGAAAAAGAAGCAGATTTAAGCCACATTATTTTAGGTGTCGAAAACGATCCAAAACGTGCTCAATTTAATGAAATTGTGAAAATACTTCAAAACAATGGGTACGCTGTAAATCGTTTCGATCCTGTACACAATAAAGAAGCAATGAAGGATCATGTGAACCTTCCTTCGATTTATCTGCACGATACCTTAATCTTCCAAGGTGAATATCCAACATGTGATGAAGTTGCAGGCGTGCTTGGATTGGACAATGCATTGTTTAGTGGAATTCAACGTACGAACCTACTCAATGAAGCAAATACAACACGTTTAGGGTCATGTTGTGGGGTTGGTCAAGACGTATATTTTGATCCAGACGAGGATGAACTCTGGAAATGAAAAAGTTCTTACTTATTCTATGCATTCTACTTGTAGGATGTACACAACAAGGGGACGACCCCGAGCCAGTAGAACCACCCGAAAATAAGTTTGCGACAAGAACCTTCCACGCCGATGGCGTTTGGTATGACTTGCCCCTTGATTTTAAGGTGCTCGTTGAAGCAGGATGGTTCCCGGATGTCATTGAGTCAGTTGAGGAAGAACTTGCACAAACAATTGAGCCGAAAACCTATGTTCAAAAGTATTACATTCGAAATGACCGTTATATGATGGCAGTAACCTTATATAATCCAACCGACGAAGTGATAACAATTGCAGACGCGAAAGTTGGAGAAGTAGAAGGTGAGAACCGAAAGTGGCTCAAGGATGATATTCTTGACTTCCAAGTTGACAAAAGTGTTACATTTGAGAGCACAAAAGATGATATTAAAGGATTGTGGGGAGAACCGACAAGCTCTAAAGTTGAAGGGCTTTATGAAGTATGGACGTATGAACATACTAATGTTACATCAACAACCATCTATTGGTCAGTTGAAACAGATACAATCTTTAGACTCAGAGTATCAAATATGAAATAAAGAGACACCATAACGATTGGATTAAGTATCCCAGTCATTATGGTGTTTTATTCGATGATAAAAACCATCTCGTGACATAAATTACAGAGATGGCTTTATTTAATGATTTTCTAAAATGGGGCTTATAGGTCAAGCATGTATTCTTGACATGGATTTTCTATACCCCATAATGTTTCAAGAAGTTGAGTTTTTTTGAAACCAAGCGCTTCATAAAACAGACGTGTCCTTTGATAGTACTTATCCGGGTGTGTTTGTGCTAATGTCTTCACGAGTAAGTAATGATATCCGTGCTCACGTCCATACATAATGGCACGATTGATTAAATCAGTTCCATATCCATGATGGTGAATTGCAGGGTCAAGCGCCATGACATTAATTTCAAGCGTCGTTTCTGAAACATGCTTTAGGCTAATAAATCCATCGCTATTTGGGGTTGAGAAAACCACATCGCTTACCACATCATTTACGTATTCAATGATACTGGATTCAATTCCAAAGTGGTGTGGATTTTTTCGAAGAAGTGTATCACAAAGCACCTGTTTTTGGGATGAATCATAAACCCGCGAAGCGTTTGAAGCCTTATTAAATGCGTTCCACTCGTCTTTTGTCATACCATAACGCACACTGTCATAATAAGTACCTTCATAGTATCGAACGTTTCGTAAGACGCCCTCTTTTTTAAAGGATGCTTTATCTCCAGTACGTTGCATACCCAAGTTACCCGACCATGTCACAAAACCAACACGTTGAATTTCTTCCAAAGAAGTAAACAGCTCATGCGCTTTTTGTTTAAGGCAATAAGTTCCGATTCCTTTGCCCCAATAACGATGATTGTACAGGACGAGCCCAATTTCTAACCAGCGTGTTTGTTTGTGTTCCCAGTAAAAGTTTATCATACCGATTAATGTTTGATTGAAGTAAATCCCTTGTATCTCACGATCGTTGTTTTCTTCTAAGAAATCACTAAATGAGAGAGGGGTGTATTCATAGAAATAAGGTGCGTTGGTATCGCAGTAAGGATACCAGGACGCTTTCTGAGAGATTTCCCATAACCGTGGATAATCATCGAGTGGGATGCGTTTTAGGGATACGAAATCCTCAACATATCGTTTTGAAGGTTTGAATGCTTGGAGTGTAACATGCATATCACGCTCACTCCCTTCAACCTTATAAAAACCAAGGCGTTCGTATAGGGTTATTGCGGCTTGATTATCAGGGTGTGGATCAACTTTCGCAAAAGCAACAGTGTGTTCAAATAATACACATGAAAGCGTGTGAGAAAGCGCATAGGATGCAATTGATTTCCCACGTGCGTGTGGTAAAAGCTTAATGTCTACTTCGCAAGACCCGTCATTAAGCAAACGATAGAAGGTTTCACCACAATATGTCTGATTCGTATAGATTGAAAAGTGTTTTTCAGATTTTGACTGACTCAGCCGTTCAAACCAATGCTCAATTTCTTGCTTTGATATGTTCAGACCTTCAGGAAATCCCACATAAAGCATAACCTCAGGACAATTCCAAAGGGTCATTATATTGTTTAAGTCGTGTTTTGTTGTTTCTTTTATTATGATTGTCATAATGCCTCTTTTCTAAAATGTGCAACACAAAAATGTCTAATTATACCATTGCGTAGCACCTTAAAGTTTTTAGCGAGACTTTAAGGTGATGTTTGATACTGATTTCATGAACATCACCTCCGATAAAACAAGTATATGCCACCCGAAATTTGATGTAAAGGTTTTGTATTGAATAAATAAACAAAATATTCTTCATATGTACACAAAAATATAACTTTGATTGACAAACCAACTCAAAATCACTAAAATTTGTAGAAATAAGGGGGTACTTATGAAACGTTCAATAAAAGAAGGATTTATTGCATCGATTCCTGTTATGGCAGGATATTTAGTGTTAGGAGCAGCCTTTGGCGCTTATGTTTATCAATACAAACTCCCGCTTTACGCAGCAATCTTAATGAGT
This DNA window, taken from Erysipelothrix larvae, encodes the following:
- a CDS encoding Cof-type HAD-IIB family hydrolase — protein: MKVKMVASDIDGTIINEQGKAGIRTRNVVKKLKEHGIEFVIATGRSFEGAYDVCQQLDMQDEEMGIICVNGLETYDVPSLKVKRFEGMTFDECTMLEEITQSFYMGIMYCFSDAMYFQMDDLSYRDYMISIGDDNKHFFNRKLDMVFINSLEEIRDKFLIEPLQKIALLQNPDYMDLVVDRIRNKIPEGYNVLRVGHGWTEIMNASVDKAIALKEYAARFGIDTSEIMAFGDSENDLGMLNMVGYPVAMSNSMEAIKQIPNIEFTQSNNEQGVALRLEKLLESLGS
- a CDS encoding transcription repressor NadR, translated to MERTIMTGDLRRQHILNDINQSSVPLSASRIAKKYNVSRQIIVGDVALLRASGHDIMSTARGYIISKHEGVIHQIAVSHTPQETEEELRIIINHGGIVLDVTVEHPVYGQITGMLNIKNEDDIQDFLKRVSQNDTGLLLTLTHGLHLHKIECKNEATFEEIKSSLNNAGFLYHND
- a CDS encoding glycosyltransferase family 4 protein produces the protein MRILLYTKNESVYSKSGIGRAMKHQVRALSAAGVDFTQNQHDDYDIVHINTVDPSSLTMIQSAKRNHKKVVIHAHSTEEDFKNSFIFSNQIAPLFKMHLVHTYKKGDMILTPTPYSKGLIESYGITKPIVAVSNGIDLDAYKKDEVKIQAFRKYFNLSETDKVVMSVGLYFERKGIHDFIEIARHFPHVKFIWFGYTSPSATTSKVKRAIKEKPDNVILPGYIAGDIIKGAYQSADLFFFPSYEETEGIVVLEALASKIQVLVRDIGVYEGWLENNKNCYMETKNEMFILKIRELLNHDCKDTIKAGYEVAKSRSIEEIGQQLKEIYERVMGL
- a CDS encoding arsenic metallochaperone ArsD family protein, coding for MSKTINVYEKEADLSHIILGVENDPKRAQFNEIVKILQNNGYAVNRFDPVHNKEAMKDHVNLPSIYLHDTLIFQGEYPTCDEVAGVLGLDNALFSGIQRTNLLNEANTTRLGSCCGVGQDVYFDPDEDELWK
- a CDS encoding GNAT family N-acetyltransferase — protein: MTIIIKETTKHDLNNIMTLWNCPEVMLYVGFPEGLNISKQEIEHWFERLSQSKSEKHFSIYTNQTYCGETFYRLLNDGSCEVDIKLLPHARGKSIASYALSHTLSCVLFEHTVAFAKVDPHPDNQAAITLYERLGFYKVEGSERDMHVTLQAFKPSKRYVEDFVSLKRIPLDDYPRLWEISQKASWYPYCDTNAPYFYEYTPLSFSDFLEENNDREIQGIYFNQTLIGMINFYWEHKQTRWLEIGLVLYNHRYWGKGIGTYCLKQKAHELFTSLEEIQRVGFVTWSGNLGMQRTGDKASFKKEGVLRNVRYYEGTYYDSVRYGMTKDEWNAFNKASNASRVYDSSQKQVLCDTLLRKNPHHFGIESSIIEYVNDVVSDVVFSTPNSDGFISLKHVSETTLEINVMALDPAIHHHGYGTDLINRAIMYGREHGYHYLLVKTLAQTHPDKYYQRTRLFYEALGFKKTQLLETLWGIENPCQEYMLDL